One genomic region from Euzebya tangerina encodes:
- a CDS encoding DUF4349 domain-containing protein, with protein MTRTSTADRSRRRTLHPRRLLAMVLVLLLLLAACSAGDDGDAEASDDTAEAGDATAAAEFGDDEAFDEEAMEEAEADEALGLAESDPDGRDVAQAEPAAPEAAEDGSAAPPPTTASTGERIIKEGTVTVQIEPGEFDTAFGQIVARAQALGGHVSGTSSSTNPGPDDTTLTSGQVTIRIPVQSFEDLLTSLGDAGEVVDRNITSQDVTAEFTDLESRRRNLQAQERFYLGLLDQAQGVEDAIAIQQQLDGIQSQIEQITGRLNLLEDRSSFSTLTVLLQERGATTPEPVDEEPGGLAPYIDQAIETLIATVGGLIVVATFLSPFLVILGVAYLIWRTVFRGRRTIVPPSQVTGPQAPPAASEPREPVDA; from the coding sequence ATGACCCGCACCTCCACCGCAGACCGATCCCGCCGACGGACCCTCCACCCTCGACGCCTCCTCGCCATGGTCCTGGTCCTGCTCCTGCTGCTGGCCGCCTGCTCCGCGGGTGACGACGGTGACGCTGAGGCCAGCGACGACACCGCCGAGGCCGGTGATGCCACTGCAGCGGCCGAGTTCGGCGATGACGAGGCCTTCGACGAGGAAGCCATGGAGGAGGCGGAGGCGGACGAGGCCCTCGGCCTGGCCGAGAGCGACCCCGACGGCCGCGATGTGGCCCAAGCCGAGCCCGCCGCACCGGAGGCCGCAGAGGACGGCTCCGCAGCGCCACCGCCCACCACCGCCTCGACCGGCGAGCGGATCATCAAGGAGGGGACCGTCACCGTCCAGATCGAGCCGGGTGAGTTCGACACTGCCTTCGGGCAGATCGTCGCTCGCGCCCAAGCCCTCGGCGGCCACGTGTCCGGGACCTCCTCCTCGACCAACCCGGGGCCGGACGACACGACGTTGACCTCCGGACAGGTCACCATCCGTATCCCGGTCCAGAGCTTCGAGGACCTGCTGACCTCCCTGGGCGACGCCGGTGAGGTGGTCGATCGCAACATCACCAGCCAGGACGTGACCGCGGAGTTCACCGACCTCGAGTCACGTCGTCGCAACCTGCAGGCTCAGGAGCGCTTCTACCTGGGGCTGCTGGACCAGGCACAGGGCGTCGAGGACGCCATCGCGATCCAGCAGCAGCTGGACGGGATCCAGTCCCAGATCGAGCAGATCACCGGTCGGCTGAACCTGCTGGAGGATCGGTCGTCGTTCTCGACCCTGACCGTCCTGCTGCAGGAGCGTGGAGCCACGACCCCCGAGCCCGTCGACGAGGAGCCGGGTGGACTGGCCCCCTACATCGACCAGGCCATCGAGACGTTGATCGCCACGGTGGGCGGCCTGATCGTGGTGGCGACGTTCCTGAGCCCCTTCCTCGTGATCCTCGGCGTGGCCTACCTGATCTGGCGGACGGTCTTCCGCGGGCGTCGGACCATCGTCCCGCCCAGCCAGGTCACTGGCCCACAGGCTCCGCCTGCGGCGTCGGAGCCTCGAGAGCCGGTCGACGCGTAG